DNA from Hwangdonia lutea:
CTTCTAGGTTTCCTCCAACTTGGGTTGTAATTACTGGAACATTTGCTGAGAGGCTTTCTAAAATTGACAAACTAAAACACTCCATATAGGTGGGTTGTAACATATAAGCATAATTACAAAATAATTCATGCAATTTGGAGGAACTTCCTTTAAAATTTATACAATGTTCTAAAGCTAATTTTTTTGTTAAGGCTTTTAGAAATTCCTCGTGAGGGCCTTTGCCGTAAACATCTATCTTAATCTGCTTTTTAATGTCGTCATCCAATAATGACACAGCACTTATTAAATCTTGAATACCTTTTGACTCTCTTAAATGAGACGCAACAATAAATTTGTTTTTATTATTTATGATTCTCTTTTTAAACCCTTCCACGTCGATACCATTGTAAACCACAATAGTTTTGTTATCTAAAAAATGACCATAATCATTTAGGATATGCTTTTTTGTGTACTTAGAAACAGCAATGAATTTGTCAATATATTTTGAATACCATAACCCTTTAAGCCTATTTTTAAGTCTCTTTTTTAAAGGAAAGCCATGTAATGGTCGTGGATTATGGTCAACTGCCAAAACATAGGCTTTATGATAATCTTTCAACCATTTATAAAAAGGCGTACATAGCTCGATAAAGTGTGTCATTACAACACTATATTCTTTGTTGTTTTGAGAACAAAATTCTTTAAAAAAAGTCTCTACAGATTGTTGCCCTTTAGGGCTATAAATATTTAAGTTCTTAAAAAAATCAAACGCTTCATGGTTTGAAAAAAACCAATCTACTTTATAGCCCAATGCTTTGGCTTTTGCATCATACGCCACATAAAATCGATCCATACCACCCACTCTATCTTCAAAGAGTTCATAGTTACAAATAACGGCTATTCTTTTTTTCATTTTTTAGGTAGTTAATTATTACCATTTAAAATAGTACTTAATGCACTCCACATGTTTTTCGATGCCTCCGTTGGTGTTTCTCCTACTACTATTTTATACCACTTTAATCCTACTGCAACATTTGACTTTTTTCCATATAAAACATCTAAAACCAATGATTCAAGATGAGTTTTATCTTCACAAAAAATTACTGCATCTTTAGAAGGCATTGACCTAAAATGAACATAATTATAATTTTGACCTATGTCTCGTATCCCTTTTTTTAGTTGTGGTTGCTCATAATTATAATATATACAAGATTTGTGATGGGCTACAAAATCAAAAACAGTTGATGAACATACATTGGTAACAAACTCACTGTGCTCACACACATTATACAGCATTTCTGAGTCTTCTTTAGTTGGAAGCATGTCTCCCGTAT
Protein-coding regions in this window:
- a CDS encoding glycosyltransferase family 4 protein, producing the protein MKKRIAVICNYELFEDRVGGMDRFYVAYDAKAKALGYKVDWFFSNHEAFDFFKNLNIYSPKGQQSVETFFKEFCSQNNKEYSVVMTHFIELCTPFYKWLKDYHKAYVLAVDHNPRPLHGFPLKKRLKNRLKGLWYSKYIDKFIAVSKYTKKHILNDYGHFLDNKTIVVYNGIDVEGFKKRIINNKNKFIVASHLRESKGIQDLISAVSLLDDDIKKQIKIDVYGKGPHEEFLKALTKKLALEHCINFKGSSSKLHELFCNYAYMLQPTYMECFSLSILESLSANVPVITTQVGGNLEVITHEDNGFIYLAGDVEALSNIIENIVFQKSAITKDVSTLVEKEYYLDKMVKQHIKLLPCT